A portion of the Desulfuromonas acetoxidans DSM 684 genome contains these proteins:
- a CDS encoding methyl-accepting chemotaxis protein yields the protein MAFFQSIYRSLEQSLFNSLTKKIAGNMLFILLACVALGGVLYWQQEAVNTAMASLSAAELKARIAQVHSISRWWVVAIFLITLTVIVIQILFLRYMIVRPLRQITGIFDEISHGEGDLSRDIPLVTYDEIRDLGEGYNRFMEKLREIIGRVREQGVQIAVGSASVGKQVKETTEVSLRQGELADAIYASSQESTAATSEIADNAQTIQSATSQQLDQARNSLGRLQEAGEHIGVVDDKLVDFVATVQGLDEKSKGIEEVVALIQSISNQTGLLALNAAVEAARAGEAGRGFAVVAEEVKNLSNQVSDATNNIATTLHDMIVGVRSTQEGTEVISEHINSTKTVVDESCAMFTDMVNDFEETHDSLHRISASVEELSAASNMVHENISQVKQLSGGVVTAMKQANDYSEQLNGTTQTMQEMVSHFVIGHGAFEQILQTARRYRDELQQRIDAMARQGVHVFDSSYQEIPGTDPVKYSTAYDQKFETSCQPIYDEVVQQVDCGLFCLCVDRNGYAPTHNSFYSRPLTGDHETDLAQSRDKRIFNDPVGLAAARSTGTFLLQTYCRDTGELASDLSLPIHINGQHWGAIRVGLNPQGLLNS from the coding sequence ACTTTCCGCTGCCGAACTGAAGGCGCGCATTGCTCAGGTCCACAGTATTTCACGCTGGTGGGTGGTCGCGATCTTTCTGATTACCCTGACGGTGATTGTTATCCAAATACTGTTTCTGCGCTACATGATTGTTCGGCCCTTGCGTCAGATCACCGGAATCTTTGATGAGATCAGTCATGGCGAAGGCGATTTGTCACGTGATATCCCTTTAGTGACCTACGATGAGATCCGCGATCTTGGCGAGGGCTATAACCGTTTCATGGAAAAACTGCGCGAGATCATCGGTCGTGTCCGTGAGCAGGGGGTGCAGATCGCAGTCGGTTCGGCGTCGGTGGGCAAGCAGGTCAAAGAGACCACTGAAGTGTCGTTGCGCCAGGGGGAGCTGGCTGATGCCATTTATGCCAGCAGTCAAGAAAGCACCGCTGCCACCAGCGAAATTGCCGACAATGCCCAGACGATTCAGTCGGCGACGTCGCAGCAGCTCGATCAGGCGCGTAATTCTCTGGGGCGATTGCAGGAAGCAGGAGAGCATATTGGTGTGGTGGATGACAAGCTGGTTGATTTTGTCGCCACGGTTCAGGGGTTGGATGAAAAATCCAAGGGGATCGAAGAGGTTGTCGCCCTGATCCAGAGCATCTCCAATCAGACCGGACTGCTGGCTCTCAATGCCGCCGTCGAAGCTGCTCGGGCGGGAGAGGCCGGGCGCGGATTTGCCGTGGTCGCTGAAGAGGTCAAAAACCTGTCGAATCAAGTCAGTGATGCGACCAACAATATTGCCACAACCCTGCATGATATGATTGTCGGTGTGCGTTCGACCCAGGAGGGCACCGAAGTGATCTCCGAACACATCAATTCCACCAAGACCGTCGTCGATGAATCGTGCGCCATGTTTACCGACATGGTCAATGACTTTGAAGAGACCCACGACAGCCTGCACCGCATCAGTGCCTCGGTTGAAGAGCTTTCTGCGGCGTCTAACATGGTGCATGAGAATATCAGCCAGGTGAAGCAGCTCAGTGGTGGGGTGGTTACGGCCATGAAACAGGCCAATGATTACTCTGAACAGCTCAACGGTACCACTCAGACCATGCAGGAGATGGTGTCACACTTTGTTATCGGGCACGGTGCGTTTGAGCAGATTTTGCAAACGGCCCGGCGCTATCGTGATGAGTTGCAGCAGCGTATCGATGCTATGGCTCGTCAGGGTGTGCATGTCTTTGATAGCAGCTATCAGGAGATCCCCGGTACTGATCCGGTTAAATATTCGACGGCTTACGACCAGAAATTTGAGACTTCCTGTCAGCCGATTTACGATGAGGTGGTGCAACAGGTGGATTGCGGTTTGTTTTGTCTGTGTGTGGACCGTAACGGTTATGCGCCGACGCACAACAGTTTCTATTCCCGTCCGTTGACTGGTGATCACGAAACCGATCTGGCACAGAGTCGTGACAAGCGGATTTTTAACGATCCGGTTGGTTTGGCGGCGGCACGCAGTACCGGCACGTTTTTGCTGCAGACCTATTGCCGGGATACCGGGGAGTTGGCCAGTGACTTGTCGCTGCCGATTCATATCAATGGTCAGCATTGGGGGGCGATTCGTGTGGGATTGAATCCACAGGGGTTGTTGAATAGTTAA